A segment of the Synechococcus sp. CBW1002 genome:
GGCATCGGCGATGCCTAACAGGGCCTCGGCGGCGGGACCGTCGTAACGACCCGTTTTCTGGGCCTGCTGCTGGAGGCTGTGGCCCAGCTGGAGCAGTTGCAGCTCGCTGAGCAGATCCTGCTGGTCTGCCACGGCCTGGCTGTGACCGGGGGAGGCCGGAAGGGCCGGTGAGACCGATCGGGCCCGCTGCGGCCAGAGGCGGAGAAGGAGGCGTTGAAGGAGCAGCACAGGCACAGACGCGGGACCCCTGAGGATTCCGGGCCGGCCTTGGCGGCTCATGCGGACATCGGGCGCGGGCTGCGGATCAACCCACGGTTTCCACAGGTGGTCCGTAGGCCGCCAGGGTGCGATCGGCACTGAACAACCGCAGGCCTTCCACCTGGGCCTGCACCACCAGGAGGCGGTCGAACGGATCACGGTGAAGCCAGGGAAGGTGCTGGACGGCCAGGGCGTGTTCGGCGCGCACAGGCAGCTCGCGGAATCCCTGGCCAAGCAGACCCAGGCGCAGGGCAGCAGCTTCCACCTGGAAATCGGCTCGCCCGAGTGACGACTTGATCGCCACTTCCCAGAGGCTCACCACGCTGAGGACCAATGGCTGGGCCGGATCAGCCAGAAGGCCGGCCACGGCTGCTGGCAGGCGCTTAGGTTCAATGGCCCACCAGAGCAGCAGCTGGGTGTCCAGGAGCAGGGGCAGGGGCTCGGTTCGGGTCACGATGGCCTGATCAGCCGAACAGATGGTCGATCTCGCTGGCGAAGTCAGCCTTCAGGTCGGCACGGGCCACGGCGGCACCCTGCAGGAACCCTCCTCGCCGGACCTCGGAGGGGTTGTGCACCGGCACCAGCCGCACCAGTGGACGGCCAGCCTTGGCAATCACCACCTCCTCCCCTTCAAGGGCCTGCGCCACGTAGCGGGAGAGGTGGGTCTTGGCGTCGTGGAGGTTCACCTGCATGGCCAGGGTCCGCAATGGAATCAACTTAGTCCAGGTACGGCTAAGGAACCTCTGGACAACGCCCCCCTTAAAAAGGGCCTGGAGTCGCGCATTGTTCAGGATGAACAATTTGAGGGTGGATCGGTTGTTGATCAGCCTGAATTCACCTTTGTGGACGCTGAATCTTGCCCATTTGGGGTGGTGCCTGCCCCAAATGGGCACACCACTCCCCCAGTCATGTCTTGCATAGCAACTCATGGTGCGCCATAAATAGGTTCTTGATTACCCAGCTCGCTCCGTGCAGGCCATTTGTCCCGACTAGAGTGGTACACAGATACTGTTCTGGCCATGGCACGCAACGGCATCCAGTTCCAGAAGGGCCTGTCTCTGCCTGAGTTCCAGCGGCTCTACGGCACAGAGGAGCAATGTGAGGCTGCTCTGGAGAAGGCTCGCTGGCCGGATGGGTTCCGGTGCCCTCGCTGCAATGGGCATGAACATGGCCTGGTTTACGGCCGACGACTCAAGCGCTACCAATGCCGCAACTGCGGCCATCAGACAACACTCACGGCCGGCACGATCCTGCAGGCCACCAAGCTCCCTCTGACAAACTGGTTCCTGGCCTTTTATCTGATCGGCCAGGCCAAGAACGGGATCTCCTCGCTGGAATTGAGTCGTCACCTGGGCGTCAACTACGACTGTGATGATCCTGGCAACCCCATCATCAGCAGATCTGACTCGAACTACGACCGGCCTGGCCAGCTCAGTGCCTTTCTGCGTGATCTGTCGATCTGCATTGATGGGGCCGATCAACGGAGAAGTGTCGTGACCTGATACGAGCCTGGTCAAGAGGCCCCATCACAGTCCTGTCCGACCTCCCCGCTGATCGCTTCTCCCCACCACCATCTGGCATCGATGGCATCAGCAACCCTGACACAGTCCGTTCATCAGCGGGCGCCTGATGTTGTGATCGGCGTCGACACCCACAAGGACATCCATGTGGCTGTGGCCCTGGCTCCCAACGGCGGCAGGCTCGGCGACTTCCGGATTCCCACAACCCGAAGGGGCTATGACGAGCTGATGACCTGGACTGAGCAATTCGGCTACACGCCGGTCTTTGCCGTCGAGGGCACCGGTTCTTTCGGAGCCGGGCTGTGCCGTGAGCTTGTCGATGCTGGCTACGAGGTCGTCGAGGTGAACCGCCCCGATCGCTCCACCAGGCGCCGCCTCGGCAAGAATGACGCCATCGATGCCGAGGCCGCTGCCCGAGCGTGGATCGCCGGCACGGCCACGGTGACACCCAAGGCAGGCGGCGAAAGGGTGGAAATGATCCGGATGCTCAAGTGCGCCAAGGATTCGGCCACCGGCAGCCGCACCCGGGCGATCAACCAGATCAAAGCGATTCTGGTGACCGCTCCGGCGGCCCTGCGCGAGCGGCTGGAGCCTCTGCACCGCAGCGCCCTGATCCGGGCCTGCTCGGCCCTGAGGCCAGGCCCGCTGGATGCTCCGCTGGCCGCCGCCAAACGGGCACTGCGAACCCTGGCTCGCCGGGTTCTGGCCCTGGAAGTGGAAATCGCAGGGTTGCGGGACGACCTTGATCAGCTCACCCAGGCTGTTTGTCCCGCTCTGCGCCAGACCTTTGGCGTGGGAGTCGACAACGCCGCCACTCTGCTCACCGCGACTGGGGATAACCCGGAGCGCCTGCGCAGCGACGCCAGTTTTGCAGCGCTCTGCGGCGTTAATCCCCTACCAGCAAGCTCTGGTAAGACCCACCGACATCGCCTGAATCGGGGCGGCAACCGTCAGGCCAATGCGGCACTGCACCGGATCGCGGTGGTGCGGCTGCGATGGGACGAGCAGACCCAGGCCTATGCCGAGCGTCGAACAGAGGAGGGGCTCTCGAAAGCGGAGATCCTCCGCTGCCTCAAGCGGTTCATTGCCCGCGAGGTGTTTCGAATCCTCATGGGTGGTCCAGCCGTGCGGTTGAAGAAGGCATGAGCCCCCAGGGGGCAACAGCCCAGGCTCCCGCCAACCAGCCCGCCCGCTCCTCCATTGCGGGCGGGCTGGTTGGCGGATGAAGAGCCGGCCGCCTCTCCGTCACGGCATTGGCGAAAAGCTGCGCCAGGGGGGTTGACGATCTATACGAGCATCACCGCCTGGCTGCTTCACAACAAGATCCTGCGGGCGATGAGCTAACGGGAGGAGGAGTATCTGCTGCGGGGAAAGATTCAGATAGATGATGCCTACCTCGGCGGAGAACGCACTGGCGGCAAGGTGGGTCGCGGATCAGAAAACAAGATTCCGATCGTGGCAGCCGTCTCGTTGAACGAGTCCGGCCATCCGATCCACGCAAAGATCGCGCCGGTGAATAGCTTCAGTTCAGAGGCGATCGCTAACTGGTCCTTGAATAATCTGACTCCCGGTAGCGATGTACTCTCCGATGGCCTGGCCTGCTTCCGCGCCGTGACCACGGCCAACTGCCACCACAAGGCGAATGTCACCACCGGCAAGCACCCCAACGACCTGCCGCAGTTCCGCTGGATCAACACCCTGCTGGGCAACCTAAAGACCAGCTTCAACGGCACCTTCCATGCCTTCAACTTTGACAAGTACGCCAAGCGCTACCTGGGCGGCTTCTGCTTCCGCTTCAATCGGCGCTTTGCCATGGCTGAGATGACCGAGCGCATCGCCAATGCAGTCTGCTGCTGCATGCCTTGCACGGAGCGGGATCTCAGGCTTGCGGAGGCTTATGGGTAATCAAGAATAGGTTTGAGAGGCCGGCCAGCACATTCACCTTGCAGCGGTTCTTGAGCATTCCACGCAGCCGGGTCTTTTGAAAGCCGAACTGGCGCTTGATCACGCGGAACGGATGCTCCACCTTGGCACGGAAGTGAGCCTTTGCCGTCTCGATCAGGTCATCCACCCTCCCCTCGGGTGTATCCGGTAACGCGCGACGCTTGCCTGGACGCATGGCAGTACGGAAGCCGATACCCCTGCCTTCCATCTCGGGTCGTTTCTCAATACCCTGGTACCCGGCATCTGCGTAGACCACTGTCTCTTCACCGTGCAGGAGTTCAGCGGCGGGAGTGAGGTCATGCACATTGGCGGCGGTCGTTTCCACCGAGTGGATGAGGCCGCTCTCGCTGTCCACCCCGATGTGGACCTACCGCTTCGCGGGCCTACGGCTACATCCCAAAGTGCCATTGCTTGCCCTTGCAGGTCTGGTGCATCTCAGGATCCCTCTCCCGCTTCTCATTCTTTGTGGAGCTTGGTGCCGCGATGATGGTCGCATCGATGATCGTGCCCTGCTTCATAACCATGCCATTGGCCTTGAGGTGGGCCTTCACGGCTTCAAAGATCTGCGCGCCCAGATCCTTCTCCTCCAGTAGATGCCGGAACGCCAGGATCGTGGTCTCATCCGGGATCCGGTCGGTGATCAGGGCGATACCGGCAAAGCGGCGCATGGTCGCCACCTCAAGCAGCGCATCCTCCATCGCCGGATCGCTCAGGTCATACCACTGCTGCAGCAGATGAATCCGCAGCATGGTTTCCAACGGATAGGGCGGCCGACCGCCCTTGCTGCTGGTCCTGGGGTAGTGGGGTTCGATCAGATCGATCAGTGCTTTCCAGGGAACAACCGCCTCCATCTCAGCCAGAAATCGCTCTCGCCGGGTGCGCTTTTTGGCCGTGGACTGCTCGTAATCACCAAAACCGAACTGCTTGGCGTCCATCAAGCCTGACCACGTCACCGATCACAAGGCCATTGTCGCGCAGGGTGGCGGGGTTTTCCAGAGTCTCCCTAAAGCATTCGATCAGGCAAGTGCCGATCTTCAGGCCGCTGTGGCAGCGAACGGATTCGGCGTGTTGGCAGTACTTGATCTCGGTGACAGCCTGCGCAGCAAAGGTATCAACTTCTCCGAGCAGTGCCAGGTATTTGAAGTGTGCAATCCCCAGCAGGCAGCCTACGTACTGAGCAAGGACATGAAGCTGACCATGGCCCTGCCCTGCCGGATCTCCGTCTTCACCGAAGCAGGCCAGACCCGGATCGGCATGATCCGGCCCGAAGACATGCTCAGCAACTTGTCCACCGAACCAGGTTTGATAGAGCTGGCCCACGACGTTGAATCCGCCACGACAGCCATCATCCAGTCTGCGGCAATATGAACAGC
Coding sequences within it:
- a CDS encoding type II toxin-antitoxin system Phd/YefM family antitoxin; the protein is MIPLRTLAMQVNLHDAKTHLSRYVAQALEGEEVVIAKAGRPLVRLVPVHNPSEVRRGGFLQGAAVARADLKADFASEIDHLFG
- a CDS encoding type II toxin-antitoxin system VapC family toxin, with the translated sequence MTRTEPLPLLLDTQLLLWWAIEPKRLPAAVAGLLADPAQPLVLSVVSLWEVAIKSSLGRADFQVEAAALRLGLLGQGFRELPVRAEHALAVQHLPWLHRDPFDRLLVVQAQVEGLRLFSADRTLAAYGPPVETVG
- a CDS encoding DUF302 domain-containing protein, coding for MASIKPDHVTDHKAIVAQGGGVFQSLPKAFDQASADLQAAVAANGFGVLAVLDLGDSLRSKGINFSEQCQVFEVCNPQQAAYVLSKDMKLTMALPCRISVFTEAGQTRIGMIRPEDMLSNLSTEPGLIELAHDVESATTAIIQSAAI
- a CDS encoding IS110 family transposase; translated protein: MIGVDTHKDIHVAVALAPNGGRLGDFRIPTTRRGYDELMTWTEQFGYTPVFAVEGTGSFGAGLCRELVDAGYEVVEVNRPDRSTRRRLGKNDAIDAEAAARAWIAGTATVTPKAGGERVEMIRMLKCAKDSATGSRTRAINQIKAILVTAPAALRERLEPLHRSALIRACSALRPGPLDAPLAAAKRALRTLARRVLALEVEIAGLRDDLDQLTQAVCPALRQTFGVGVDNAATLLTATGDNPERLRSDASFAALCGVNPLPASSGKTHRHRLNRGGNRQANAALHRIAVVRLRWDEQTQAYAERRTEEGLSKAEILRCLKRFIAREVFRILMGGPAVRLKKA